The following coding sequences are from one Epinephelus fuscoguttatus linkage group LG5, E.fuscoguttatus.final_Chr_v1 window:
- the LOC125889041 gene encoding odorant receptor 131-2-like, which yields MAANNVNGSESSVYTISDRVILVQVFVSVFLFINFLMITTFLMKDFFYTTVRYILFATALLSDCLFLVMTDTLLIMSYFRYTIKMWLCLIMYIVLSLCTFVTPVTLTAMTLERYVAICMPLRHGQLCSTHRALHCILVIHGLSCVPCIVYLSIFFAFTTHSLYTKSRLCSVEVFISHKWQGHLRAAISQFYFLIMCIAIVFSYVKIMKVAKTASGENKKSTWKGLRTVILHAFQLLLCLIQLWCPFIEAAVLQINLRLYIDVRYFNYITFILAPRCLNPLIYGVRDEKFFHALKCYALCGLFKKQSSFI from the coding sequence ATGGCAGCCAATAACGTTAATGGCAGTGAATCCTCAGTGTACACGATCAGTGATCGGGTCATTTTAGTTCAAGTTTTTgtgtcagtttttcttttcatcaacTTTTTGATGATCACAACTTTCTTGATGAAAGATTTCTTCTACACAACCGTGCGCTACATCTTATTTGCTACAGCACTactgtctgattgtctgttttTAGTCATGACTGATACCCTGCTCATTATGTCCTATTTTCGGTATACCATAAAAATGTGGTTGTGTCTTATTATGtatattgttttgtctctgtgcaCTTTTGTCACACCAGTTACTCTGACAGCAATGACTCTGGAGCGCTATGTGGCAATTTGCATGCCCCTGCGCCATGGACAGTTGTGCTCCACACACAGAGCTCTGCACTGTATCCTGGTAATTCATGGCCTCAGCTGTGTACCCTGTATTGTTTACCTCTCTATTTTCTTTGCATTTACGACCCACAGCCTCTATACCAAGAGCAGACTGTGCTCCGTGGAAGTGTTCATCTCCCACAAGTGGCAGGGTCATCTTAGGGCAGCTATAAGTCAGTTTTACTTCTTGATTATGTGTATTGCTATTGTTTTCTCCTATGTTAAAATAATGAAAGTGGCCAAAACGGCATCAGGAGAGAATAAAAAGTCAACATGGAAAGGACTCCGAACAGTAATTCTTCATGCTttccagctgctgctctgtctcatcCAGCTGTGGTGTCCATTCATAGAAGCTGCTGTACTTCAGATTAATTTAAGGTTATACATTGATGTCAGGTACTTTAATTACATTACTTTTATTCTTGCCCCGAGATGTCTGAATCCTCTCATTTATGGTGTCAGAGATGAAAAGTTTTTTCATGCACTAAAATGCTATGCTCTCTGTGGCTTGTTTAAGAAACaatcatcatttatttga